One Phenylobacterium hankyongense DNA segment encodes these proteins:
- a CDS encoding thioesterase family protein, protein MSEVEVWRGGVATWECDAMGHLNVGFYVAKSMEALAGFAAELGMPQAFAPHAQSTLIVREQHIRFLREARPGAPLTITGGVVEMGEVEARVLLLMRHASGELAASFQTVVAHATARDGAPFPWPDRLRARAEALAVEVPPQAAPRSIGLDPVVTRAGLERADELGLKRTGLGVVRSGDCDVFGRMRPELMMARISDGIPHFFDGERPGGSEAGRVGGAALEYRLVHFAWPRAGDRVALRSGSAGGDARFRKLVHWLLDPATGRPWGAAEAIAVSFDLETRKIIALSDEALAAVNAEAIEGLSL, encoded by the coding sequence TTGAGCGAAGTCGAAGTCTGGCGAGGCGGCGTCGCCACCTGGGAATGCGACGCCATGGGCCACCTGAACGTCGGCTTCTACGTGGCCAAGTCCATGGAGGCCCTGGCCGGCTTCGCCGCCGAGCTCGGCATGCCGCAGGCCTTCGCGCCGCACGCCCAGTCGACGCTGATCGTCCGCGAGCAGCACATCCGCTTCCTGCGCGAGGCCCGGCCCGGCGCACCGCTGACCATCACCGGCGGGGTGGTGGAGATGGGCGAGGTCGAGGCCCGGGTGCTGCTGTTGATGCGGCACGCCTCCGGCGAGCTCGCCGCCAGCTTCCAGACCGTGGTCGCCCACGCCACCGCCCGTGACGGCGCGCCCTTCCCCTGGCCCGACCGGCTGCGGGCCCGCGCCGAGGCGCTGGCCGTCGAGGTCCCGCCGCAGGCGGCGCCCCGCAGCATCGGCCTCGATCCTGTGGTGACCCGCGCCGGCCTCGAGCGCGCCGACGAACTCGGGCTCAAGCGCACGGGCCTGGGCGTCGTGCGCTCCGGCGACTGCGACGTCTTCGGCCGCATGCGGCCCGAGCTGATGATGGCCCGCATCTCCGACGGCATCCCGCACTTCTTCGACGGCGAGCGGCCGGGCGGCTCCGAGGCCGGCCGGGTCGGCGGCGCGGCGCTGGAGTACCGGCTCGTGCACTTCGCCTGGCCGCGGGCCGGCGACCGGGTGGCGCTGCGCTCCGGCTCGGCCGGCGGCGACGCCCGGTTCCGCAAGCTGGTGCACTGGCTGCTCGACCCCGCCACCGGCCGGCCCTGGGGCGCCGCCGAAGCGATCGCGGTCTCCTTCGACCTCGAGACCCGCAAGATCATCGCCCTGTCGGACGAGGCGCTGGCGGCGGTCAACGCCGAGGCTATCGAGGGGCTGTCGCTCTAG
- a CDS encoding alpha/beta fold hydrolase yields MDAKVDYEPRLRTVPLPSRGGAMAVLDFGPEHRPVDIVFSHANGFNARTYRSILKPLAAGLRILAIDLRGHGATTLPTVIEGREGWNQFRDDLLAFLAAATEGPVVLAGHSMGGTASLLAAAAAPERVRALALFDPVIFDTTMARDAGESPLVQGALRRRASFPDRQAALEAYRGRGAFRTWSEEQLADYVAAGFKDTADGQVTLACAPDWEASNFRTHNYDPWAAFAQSRCPIRVLQAEIASTARLEDRLEALTADGRVIVETVPGTSHFLPMERPDLVRAALTRATAPR; encoded by the coding sequence ATGGACGCCAAGGTCGACTACGAGCCGCGCCTGCGGACGGTTCCGCTGCCGAGCCGCGGCGGCGCGATGGCGGTCCTCGACTTCGGCCCGGAGCATCGGCCGGTCGACATCGTCTTCTCCCACGCCAACGGCTTCAACGCCCGCACCTACCGCTCGATCCTCAAGCCGCTGGCCGCAGGGCTGCGGATCCTGGCCATCGACCTGCGCGGCCACGGCGCGACGACGCTGCCGACGGTGATCGAGGGTCGCGAGGGCTGGAACCAGTTCCGCGACGACCTGCTGGCCTTCCTGGCGGCGGCGACCGAGGGCCCGGTGGTGCTGGCCGGCCATTCCATGGGCGGCACCGCCAGCCTGCTGGCGGCCGCGGCGGCGCCGGAGCGGGTCCGCGCGCTCGCCCTGTTCGACCCGGTGATCTTCGACACGACGATGGCGCGCGACGCCGGCGAGTCGCCGCTGGTGCAGGGCGCGCTGCGCCGCCGGGCGAGCTTTCCCGACCGGCAGGCGGCGCTGGAGGCCTACCGCGGCCGCGGCGCCTTCCGGACCTGGAGCGAAGAGCAGCTGGCGGACTATGTGGCGGCGGGCTTCAAAGACACCGCCGACGGCCAGGTGACGCTGGCCTGCGCGCCGGACTGGGAGGCGTCCAACTTCCGCACCCACAACTACGACCCCTGGGCGGCGTTCGCGCAAAGCCGCTGCCCGATCCGCGTTCTGCAGGCGGAGATCGCCTCGACGGCGCGGCTGGAGGATCGCCTGGAGGCGCTTACCGCCGACGGCCGGGTCATCGTCGAGACCGTGCCGGGGACCTCGCACTTCCTGCCGATGGAGCGCCCCGACCTAGTGCGTGCGGCGCTGACTAGAGCGACAGCCCCTCGATAG
- a CDS encoding DUF488 family protein encodes MKLATIRYESETQDAVIGRLKAAGVKVLIDVRAVAASRRAGFSKSLLAASLAEAGIEYVHLRQLGTPKPGRDAARKGHVAEMRAIFEDHLAEPAAQVELARAAEIAGDRKAALLCYEADPKGCHRSIVADRICASIGCEIENL; translated from the coding sequence ATGAAGCTGGCGACCATCCGCTACGAGAGCGAGACCCAGGACGCGGTGATCGGCCGGCTGAAGGCGGCCGGGGTGAAGGTGCTGATCGACGTGCGCGCCGTGGCCGCCTCGCGCCGGGCGGGGTTCTCCAAGAGCCTGCTGGCCGCCAGCCTGGCCGAGGCGGGCATCGAATACGTCCACCTGCGCCAGCTGGGGACGCCGAAGCCCGGCCGTGACGCCGCCCGCAAGGGCCACGTCGCCGAGATGCGGGCCATCTTCGAGGATCACCTGGCCGAGCCCGCCGCCCAGGTCGAACTCGCCCGCGCCGCCGAGATCGCCGGCGACCGCAAGGCCGCCCTGCTCTGCTACGAGGCCGATCCCAAGGGCTGCCACCGCTCGATCGTCGCCGACCGGATCTGCGCGTCGATCGGCTGCGAGATCGAGAACCTCTAG
- a CDS encoding pentapeptide repeat-containing protein: MSSQAQQHHTSLDAQTLREAVDAHQRYLAGRSGGRRLCLTYADLSNCSLEGVDLREADLAGAKLSGAMLAGANLSRAILFGADLREADMRRVNLKRADLRGACLRGANLACAEMAGCDLREGRIALQDKLDGFRVLRHEHRPGELNYAILSGANLTGAQLSGMVATASDFTDAVLAGAMLAGARLTRAVLDGADFSGADLGGADLTGASMKRTVLAGVNLEHTRLDDVDLTDVLRAPPPLFYVDDRPLGEILAEHESYCDSDGVRGAVMNLPGVDFRPLHSLKGRRLTGLIAPQSIFFGLEMQGVQLQGADLSGCDLRGANLKDADLRGAKLTDAQLARADMRGAQLGPLMISEGRYVRTDFTRASLRNTDLRGAYATRARFLEADLSQTRLTGCDMTGAELEV; encoded by the coding sequence ATGTCGTCTCAAGCCCAGCAACACCATACGTCGCTCGACGCCCAGACCCTGCGCGAGGCCGTGGACGCGCACCAGCGCTACCTGGCCGGCCGCTCGGGCGGCCGTCGCCTGTGCCTGACCTACGCCGACCTTTCCAACTGCTCGCTGGAAGGCGTCGACCTGCGCGAAGCCGACCTCGCCGGCGCCAAGCTGTCCGGCGCCATGCTGGCCGGCGCCAACCTGTCCCGTGCGATCCTGTTCGGCGCCGACCTGCGCGAAGCCGACATGCGCCGGGTGAACCTCAAGCGCGCCGACCTGCGCGGCGCCTGCCTGCGCGGCGCCAACCTCGCCTGCGCGGAGATGGCCGGCTGCGACCTGCGCGAGGGCCGCATCGCCCTGCAGGACAAGCTCGACGGCTTCCGCGTGCTGCGGCACGAACACCGGCCAGGCGAGCTCAACTACGCCATCCTGTCCGGCGCCAACCTGACCGGCGCCCAGCTCAGCGGCATGGTGGCGACCGCCAGCGACTTCACCGACGCGGTGCTGGCCGGCGCCATGCTGGCCGGCGCGCGCCTGACCCGCGCCGTGCTCGACGGCGCCGATTTCTCCGGCGCGGACCTGGGCGGCGCGGATCTCACCGGCGCCTCGATGAAGCGCACCGTGCTGGCCGGGGTGAACCTCGAGCACACCCGGCTCGACGACGTAGACCTCACCGACGTGCTGCGCGCGCCGCCGCCGCTGTTCTATGTGGACGACCGGCCGCTGGGCGAGATCCTCGCCGAGCACGAGAGCTATTGCGACTCCGACGGCGTCCGCGGCGCGGTGATGAACCTGCCGGGCGTCGACTTCCGGCCGCTGCACAGCCTCAAGGGCCGCCGGCTCACCGGGCTGATCGCGCCGCAGTCGATCTTCTTCGGCCTGGAGATGCAGGGCGTGCAGCTGCAGGGCGCGGACCTCAGCGGCTGTGACCTGCGCGGGGCCAACCTGAAGGACGCCGACCTGCGCGGCGCCAAGCTCACCGACGCCCAGCTCGCCCGGGCCGACATGCGCGGCGCCCAGCTCGGGCCGCTGATGATCTCCGAAGGCCGCTACGTGCGCACCGACTTCACCCGCGCCAGCCTGCGCAACACCGACCTGCGCGGCGCCTACGCCACCCGCGCCCGCTTCCTGGAAGCCGACCTCAGCCAGACCCGCCTCACCGGCTGCGACATGACCGGCGCGGAGCTGGAGGTCTAG
- a CDS encoding magnesium transporter CorA family protein, translating into MLNLLRRGAPGFETQSPAAAWAPPPDTIWIDLKSPTRDEELAVERALGVELPTPEEMAQLEPSSRLYQDNGATFMTATLLARSAEGPTTAPVTFVLVKGLLVTIRYEELRAFTVFAERAPQAEAGSGTAALLGLLDAIVERLAEILEETAEGVETASKTIFRQRAQDGGYQPLLAELARAQSVTSTTRTSLVSLARLLSFAALAREIAADPECGAHLKSLQSDVQSLTEHASFQSTHISFLLDAALGLINIEQNGIIKIFSVMAVIFMPPTLVASVYGMNFHHMPELSWTFGYPMALCVMVASALLPVLWFKHRGWF; encoded by the coding sequence ATGCTCAACCTGCTCCGGCGCGGTGCGCCCGGTTTCGAGACCCAGTCGCCCGCCGCCGCCTGGGCGCCGCCGCCCGACACCATCTGGATCGACCTGAAGTCCCCGACCCGCGACGAAGAGCTCGCGGTCGAGCGCGCGCTCGGCGTCGAGCTGCCGACGCCCGAGGAGATGGCGCAGCTCGAACCCTCCAGCCGGCTCTACCAGGACAACGGCGCGACCTTCATGACCGCGACGCTGCTGGCCCGCAGCGCCGAGGGACCGACCACGGCGCCGGTCACCTTCGTGCTGGTCAAGGGCCTGCTGGTGACCATCCGCTACGAGGAGCTGCGCGCCTTCACCGTCTTCGCCGAGCGCGCGCCCCAGGCCGAGGCCGGCAGCGGCACGGCGGCCCTGCTGGGCCTGCTGGACGCCATCGTCGAGCGGCTGGCCGAAATCCTTGAGGAGACCGCCGAGGGCGTCGAGACCGCCTCGAAGACCATCTTCCGCCAGCGGGCCCAGGACGGCGGCTACCAGCCGCTGCTCGCCGAGCTGGCCCGCGCCCAGTCGGTGACCTCCACCACCCGCACCAGCCTGGTCAGCCTCGCCCGGCTGCTGAGCTTCGCGGCGCTGGCCCGCGAGATCGCCGCCGATCCGGAGTGCGGCGCCCACCTGAAGTCGCTGCAGAGCGACGTGCAGTCGCTCACCGAGCACGCCAGCTTCCAGTCGACGCACATCTCCTTCCTGCTCGACGCGGCGCTGGGCCTGATCAACATCGAGCAGAACGGCATCATCAAGATCTTCTCGGTGATGGCGGTGATCTTCATGCCGCCGACCCTGGTGGCGTCGGTCTACGGGATGAACTTCCACCACATGCCGGAGCTCAGCTGGACGTTCGGATATCCGATGGCGCTTTGCGTGATGGTGGCCTCGGCCCTGCTGCCGGTGCTGTGGTTCAAGCACCGCGGCTGGTTCTGA
- a CDS encoding CHAP domain-containing protein: protein MLKRTRTLLGSLAVAAVMSLAPTAGAMADTYWQCVPFARLVSGIQIFGDAYTWWKQAVGRYDTGFQPKAGAVLCFKPTERMKLGHVAVVSQVLTDRIVQITHANWSPIEGSRGKVEKDVTLVDVSPAGDWSQVKVWYDPSRDLGGSTYPTYGFIYPDANARVLASTGISKAENTVVAVAQSAANQMAAAMRPGAGALQMLSQAADSSDRIGALIAAATRGDSNNSGN from the coding sequence ATGCTCAAACGGACGAGGACCCTGCTGGGTTCCCTAGCCGTCGCGGCCGTTATGAGCCTCGCGCCCACCGCGGGCGCCATGGCCGACACCTATTGGCAATGCGTGCCGTTCGCGCGCCTGGTGTCCGGCATCCAGATCTTCGGCGACGCCTACACCTGGTGGAAGCAGGCCGTCGGCCGCTACGACACCGGCTTCCAGCCGAAGGCCGGCGCGGTGCTCTGCTTCAAGCCCACCGAACGCATGAAGCTCGGCCACGTGGCCGTCGTCAGCCAGGTGCTCACCGACCGCATCGTCCAGATCACCCACGCCAACTGGTCGCCCATCGAGGGCTCGCGCGGCAAGGTGGAGAAGGACGTGACCCTGGTCGACGTCTCCCCGGCCGGCGACTGGAGCCAGGTGAAGGTCTGGTACGACCCCAGCCGCGACCTCGGCGGGTCCACCTATCCGACCTACGGCTTCATCTATCCCGACGCCAATGCGCGGGTGCTGGCCTCCACCGGCATCTCCAAGGCGGAGAACACCGTGGTCGCGGTGGCCCAGTCGGCCGCCAACCAGATGGCCGCCGCCATGCGGCCCGGGGCCGGCGCGCTGCAGATGCTGAGCCAGGCCGCCGACTCCAGCGACCGCATCGGCGCCCTGATCGCCGCCGCCACCCGCGGCGACTCGAACAACAGCGGCAACTGA
- a CDS encoding TerC family protein — protein MQTLAALIVSPEAWIALITLVVMEVVLGIDNLVFISILSNKLPEASRARTRRIGISLALIMRLALLSTLAFIVGLTQPVFTLPFAVPVGADGHPVVDLGFSWRDIILLAGGLFLVWKATTEIHHTVDPHESDDLLDKRGGGKSLGFAAAIVQILALDIVFSIDSILTAVGMTEHLPIMMAAVIIAVALMLVAASPLANFINNNPSVVMLALGFLLMIGATLIADAFGVHVPKGYIYAAMAFSGLVEGLNMAARRGGKKREGGRTLH, from the coding sequence ATGCAAACCCTCGCCGCGCTGATCGTCAGCCCCGAGGCCTGGATCGCCTTGATCACCCTGGTGGTGATGGAAGTGGTCCTCGGGATCGACAACCTGGTCTTCATCTCGATCCTGTCCAACAAGCTGCCCGAGGCGAGCCGCGCGCGGACCCGGCGGATCGGCATCAGCCTGGCGCTGATCATGCGCCTGGCGCTGCTCTCCACCCTGGCCTTCATCGTCGGCCTGACCCAGCCGGTCTTCACCCTGCCGTTCGCTGTCCCGGTGGGCGCCGACGGTCACCCCGTGGTCGACCTCGGCTTCTCCTGGCGCGACATCATCCTGCTGGCCGGCGGCCTGTTCCTGGTCTGGAAGGCCACCACCGAGATCCACCACACCGTCGATCCGCACGAGAGCGACGACCTGCTCGACAAGCGCGGCGGCGGCAAGAGCCTGGGGTTCGCGGCGGCGATCGTGCAGATCCTGGCGCTCGACATCGTCTTCTCGATCGACTCCATCCTGACGGCGGTGGGCATGACCGAGCACCTGCCGATCATGATGGCCGCGGTGATCATCGCCGTCGCCCTGATGCTGGTGGCGGCCTCGCCGCTGGCCAACTTCATCAACAACAATCCCAGCGTCGTGATGCTGGCCCTGGGCTTCCTGCTGATGATCGGCGCGACCCTGATCGCCGACGCCTTCGGCGTTCACGTGCCCAAGGGCTACATCTATGCGGCGATGGCCTTCTCCGGCCTGGTCGAGGGCCTGAACATGGCGGCAAGGCGCGGCGGCAAGAAGCGCGAGGGCGGGCGGACCCTCCACTAA
- a CDS encoding primosomal protein N' → MSRIASVLLPMPLPEAFDYAEPEGMDLDVGDQVAAPLGPRLLRGVVVGLREGAGGNRALKALDSRLDEPRLPANTLEFVQWAARYAVDAPGQPLAIALRGARAPRPKPVRVVEVTGAQPARPTPARTRVLQAVAEAALAPPDLARAAGVSSGVVKGLIDEGVLSVRSVDPVARFEEPDLSRQGSTLNASQAAAAAALVGMMGEGGFNVALLDGVTGSGKTEVYLEAAAAALAADPTAQVLILLPEIALTQAVIGRVTQRFGAAPGEWHSDVAPPARRRVWEAVANSRCRIVVGARSALFLPFPNLKLIVVDEEHDGSFKQEEGFIYQARDLAVVRGKIEEAAVVLASATPSLETLRNAETGRYRWLRLSARHGTAQLPDIELVDLRATPPEPGRWLSPPLVAAMRETYARGEQTLLFLNRRGYAPLVLCRACGERMTAPDTDSWLVEHRYSGRLVCHLTGFSMLKPAACPHCGAKDSLVSIGPGVERVEEEARGLFPEARVSVFSSDTMFDAREARRLVEAMADGEIDILVATQAAAKGHNFPKLTLVGVVDADLGLRGGDLRAAERTYQLLAQATGRAGRHDRSGHALLQTYAPEHAVMQALKAQDRDAFVAAEMAERELAGLPPFGRLAAVIASGTDPAQLDAFMRAMAEAAPNAGGVEVYGPADAPLGLIRGRRRKRFLVRADRGVDLSAYMATWRARVKPPNSVRVAIDIDPYSFL, encoded by the coding sequence ATGAGCCGTATCGCTTCCGTCCTCCTGCCCATGCCGCTGCCCGAGGCCTTCGACTACGCCGAGCCGGAGGGGATGGACCTCGACGTCGGCGACCAGGTGGCCGCGCCGCTGGGCCCGCGGCTGCTGCGCGGCGTGGTGGTGGGCCTGCGCGAAGGCGCCGGCGGCAACCGGGCGCTGAAGGCGCTGGACAGCCGGCTGGACGAGCCGCGGCTGCCGGCCAACACCCTGGAATTCGTGCAGTGGGCGGCGCGCTACGCCGTCGACGCCCCCGGCCAGCCGCTGGCCATCGCGCTGCGCGGCGCCCGCGCGCCGAGGCCGAAGCCCGTGCGGGTGGTGGAAGTCACCGGCGCGCAGCCGGCGCGGCCGACCCCGGCGCGGACCCGGGTGCTGCAGGCGGTCGCCGAGGCCGCGCTGGCGCCGCCCGACCTGGCGCGCGCCGCCGGCGTCTCGTCCGGGGTGGTGAAGGGGCTGATCGACGAGGGCGTGCTGAGCGTCCGGTCCGTGGACCCGGTCGCCCGGTTCGAGGAGCCCGACCTGTCGCGGCAAGGCTCGACGCTCAACGCCAGCCAGGCCGCCGCCGCGGCGGCGCTGGTCGGGATGATGGGCGAGGGCGGCTTCAACGTCGCCCTGCTGGACGGCGTCACTGGCTCGGGCAAGACCGAGGTCTACCTGGAGGCCGCCGCCGCCGCGCTGGCCGCCGACCCCACCGCCCAGGTGTTGATCCTGCTGCCGGAGATCGCGCTCACCCAGGCGGTGATCGGCCGGGTGACGCAGCGGTTCGGGGCCGCGCCCGGCGAATGGCACTCCGACGTCGCCCCGCCGGCCCGCAGGCGGGTCTGGGAGGCGGTGGCCAACAGCCGCTGCCGGATCGTGGTCGGCGCCCGCTCGGCGCTGTTCCTGCCGTTCCCCAACCTCAAGCTGATCGTCGTCGACGAGGAGCACGACGGCTCGTTCAAACAGGAAGAAGGCTTCATCTACCAGGCCCGCGACCTGGCGGTGGTGCGCGGCAAGATCGAGGAGGCGGCCGTCGTGCTGGCCTCCGCCACGCCGTCGCTGGAGACCCTGCGCAACGCCGAGACCGGCCGTTATCGCTGGCTGCGGCTGTCGGCGCGGCACGGCACGGCGCAGTTGCCGGACATCGAGCTCGTCGACCTGCGCGCCACGCCGCCGGAGCCCGGTCGCTGGCTGTCGCCGCCGCTGGTGGCGGCCATGCGCGAGACCTATGCGCGCGGCGAGCAGACCCTGCTGTTCCTCAACCGCCGCGGCTACGCCCCGCTGGTGCTCTGCCGGGCCTGCGGCGAGCGTATGACCGCGCCGGACACCGACTCCTGGCTGGTGGAGCACCGCTATTCCGGCCGCTTGGTCTGCCACCTCACCGGCTTCTCGATGCTGAAGCCGGCGGCCTGTCCGCACTGCGGGGCGAAGGACAGCCTGGTCTCCATCGGCCCCGGCGTGGAGCGGGTGGAAGAGGAGGCCCGCGGCCTGTTCCCCGAGGCGCGGGTCTCGGTGTTCTCCTCCGACACCATGTTCGACGCCCGCGAGGCGCGCCGGCTGGTGGAGGCCATGGCCGACGGCGAGATCGACATCCTGGTCGCCACCCAGGCCGCGGCCAAGGGCCACAACTTCCCGAAGCTCACCCTGGTGGGGGTGGTGGACGCCGACCTCGGCCTGCGCGGCGGCGACCTGCGCGCCGCGGAGCGGACCTACCAGCTGCTGGCCCAGGCCACCGGCCGGGCGGGCCGCCACGACCGCTCGGGCCATGCGCTGTTGCAGACCTACGCGCCCGAGCATGCGGTGATGCAGGCGCTGAAGGCCCAGGACCGCGACGCCTTCGTGGCCGCGGAAATGGCGGAGCGGGAGCTCGCCGGCCTGCCGCCGTTCGGCCGGCTGGCGGCGGTGATCGCCTCGGGGACCGACCCGGCGCAACTGGACGCCTTCATGCGCGCCATGGCCGAAGCCGCCCCCAACGCCGGCGGGGTGGAGGTCTACGGGCCGGCGGACGCGCCGCTGGGCCTGATCCGCGGCCGGCGGCGCAAGCGCTTCCTGGTGCGGGCCGACCGCGGCGTCGACCTGTCGGCCTACATGGCCACCTGGCGGGCGCGGGTGAAGCCGCCGAACTCGGTGCGCGTGGCCATCGACATCGACCCCTACAGCTTCCTCTGA
- the fsa gene encoding fructose-6-phosphate aldolase, with protein MQLFLDTTDVAVLKDLAATGLVDGVTTNPTLIAKSGRPMLQVIAEICAAVEGPVSAEVAAMDTAGMLDEGRKLASIAPNVVVKVPLTRDGLIATREFAHEGIATNVTLCFSAAQALLAAKAGATYISPFIGRLDDYGAEGMDLIVEIRAIYDNYDFDTEILAASIRNPAHVTAAALAGADCATIPPTVFADLFKHPLTEKGLEQFMSDWAKTGQSIL; from the coding sequence ATGCAGCTTTTCCTCGACACCACCGACGTAGCCGTCCTCAAGGACCTGGCCGCCACCGGCCTGGTGGACGGCGTCACCACCAATCCGACGCTGATCGCCAAGTCCGGCCGGCCCATGCTGCAGGTCATCGCCGAGATCTGCGCCGCCGTCGAGGGCCCGGTGAGCGCCGAGGTCGCGGCCATGGACACCGCCGGCATGCTGGACGAGGGCCGCAAGCTGGCCAGCATCGCGCCGAACGTCGTCGTGAAGGTGCCGCTGACCCGCGACGGCCTGATCGCCACCCGCGAGTTCGCCCACGAGGGCATCGCCACCAACGTCACCCTGTGCTTCTCCGCCGCCCAGGCTCTGCTGGCCGCCAAGGCCGGCGCGACCTACATCAGTCCGTTCATCGGCCGCCTGGACGACTATGGCGCCGAGGGCATGGACCTGATCGTCGAGATCCGGGCGATCTACGACAACTACGACTTCGACACCGAAATCCTCGCCGCCTCGATCCGCAACCCGGCCCACGTGACCGCCGCGGCCCTGGCCGGCGCCGATTGCGCGACCATTCCGCCCACGGTTTTCGCCGATCTCTTCAAGCACCCGTTAACCGAGAAGGGTCTTGAACAGTTCATGAGCGACTGGGCGAAGACGGGCCAGTCCATCCTATAG
- a CDS encoding DUF484 family protein has product MDGSQGGIEGAPLEPAAVRRFLADNPEFLRDDHGLLDELGLKVAAGNVVDFGPAVMARVHAAHQREATQRQQVEETARANFSAQAQTHGAVVDLLDARNHADLARRVDDLAQHRFGLAAGVIALESAERVPAGWKMLVEGQVDMILDGPQRLARMGFAPTALGLFGERGETIRSMAMVRMAIWEPARQGLLAFGSVDPEGFTPDMGSELVAFLARVVERTAERWPVL; this is encoded by the coding sequence ATGGACGGGTCGCAGGGCGGGATCGAAGGCGCGCCTCTGGAGCCCGCGGCGGTTCGCCGCTTCCTGGCCGACAATCCGGAATTCCTGCGCGACGACCACGGCCTGCTCGACGAGCTGGGCCTGAAGGTGGCCGCCGGCAACGTGGTCGACTTCGGGCCGGCGGTGATGGCCCGCGTGCATGCCGCCCACCAGCGCGAGGCCACCCAGCGCCAGCAGGTCGAAGAGACCGCGCGCGCCAACTTCTCCGCCCAGGCCCAGACCCACGGCGCGGTGGTCGACCTGCTGGACGCCCGCAACCACGCCGACCTCGCCCGCCGCGTCGACGACCTGGCGCAGCACCGCTTCGGCCTCGCCGCCGGCGTCATCGCCCTGGAGAGCGCCGAGCGCGTCCCGGCCGGCTGGAAGATGCTGGTGGAGGGCCAGGTCGACATGATCCTCGACGGCCCGCAGCGGCTGGCCCGCATGGGGTTCGCGCCCACGGCGCTCGGCCTGTTCGGCGAGCGCGGCGAAACCATCCGCTCCATGGCCATGGTCCGCATGGCGATCTGGGAGCCGGCGCGGCAGGGCCTGCTGGCCTTCGGCTCCGTCGATCCGGAGGGCTTCACCCCCGACATGGGCTCCGAGCTGGTGGCCTTCCTGGCCCGCGTGGTGGAGCGCACGGCGGAGCGATGGCCGGTTCTCTGA
- a CDS encoding tyrosine recombinase XerC, with protein sequence MAGSLTAQEARARWLEHLANERRVSPRTLEAYGFAAGRYVAFLEQHRAENLTVQGLAEVTAGELRAWLAHLRAGDHPLSPRSLSQALSAIRTFHRFLDRRLDAPNAAIDLVRGPRVKPGAPRPVTEDQARGLIAEPAFDPEREDWEVARDQAVLTLLYGCGLRISEGLSLKRADAPLGESLRITGKGSKTRIVPVLPAVREAVDVYLAQAPFALAPDAPLFRAKRGGPLSPRHVQATVQGLRSRLGLPASATPHALRHSFATHLLGAGADLRSIQELLGHASLSTTQRYTQVDAAALLTAYAKAHPHA encoded by the coding sequence ATGGCCGGTTCTCTGACCGCCCAGGAGGCGCGGGCGCGCTGGCTGGAGCACCTGGCCAACGAACGCCGCGTCTCGCCACGGACCCTGGAGGCCTACGGCTTCGCCGCCGGCCGCTACGTCGCCTTCCTCGAACAGCATCGCGCCGAGAACCTGACCGTGCAGGGCCTGGCCGAGGTCACCGCCGGCGAGCTGCGGGCCTGGCTGGCCCACCTGCGCGCCGGCGACCATCCGCTGTCGCCGCGCTCGCTGTCGCAGGCGCTGTCGGCGATCCGCACCTTCCACCGCTTCCTGGACCGCCGCCTCGACGCCCCCAACGCCGCCATCGACCTGGTCCGCGGCCCCCGCGTGAAGCCGGGCGCGCCGCGGCCGGTCACCGAGGACCAGGCCCGCGGCCTGATCGCCGAGCCGGCCTTCGATCCCGAGCGCGAGGACTGGGAGGTGGCCCGCGACCAGGCGGTGCTGACCCTGCTCTACGGCTGCGGCCTGCGGATCTCCGAGGGCCTGTCGCTGAAGCGCGCCGACGCGCCGCTGGGCGAGTCGCTGCGGATCACCGGCAAGGGCTCCAAGACCCGTATCGTGCCGGTGTTGCCGGCGGTGCGCGAGGCGGTGGACGTCTATCTGGCCCAGGCGCCGTTCGCCCTGGCGCCCGACGCGCCGCTGTTCCGCGCCAAGCGCGGCGGACCGCTAAGTCCCCGCCACGTGCAGGCGACCGTGCAGGGTCTGAGGAGCCGGCTGGGCCTGCCGGCCAGCGCCACGCCGCATGCCCTGCGCCACTCCTTCGCCACCCACTTGCTCGGGGCCGGCGCCGACCTGCGCTCGATCCAGGAGCTGCTCGGCCACGCCTCGCTGTCGACCACCCAGCGCTACACCCAGGTGGACGCCGCGGCGCTGCTCACCGCCTACGCCAAGGCCCATCCGCACGCCTGA